Proteins from a genomic interval of Medicago truncatula cultivar Jemalong A17 chromosome 3, MtrunA17r5.0-ANR, whole genome shotgun sequence:
- the LOC11446414 gene encoding stemmadenine O-acetyltransferase, whose translation MKLEVEIISKEIIKPSSPTPSHLRHYQLSFLDQIAPMVYNPIVLFYSHNDALNTATISNTLKKSLSKILTHFYPLAGRMNNKNFIDCNDEGIPYIETKITNYNLKDIIQNPIPNELNRLIPFQLDDITNIAFGIQLNFFSCGGIAIGACLSHQIADGLSFFNFLNSWANITRKLIFPKPIFDSSKLFPPKNISGFDPRSGIAKENIVCKIFVFNADVVENLRAKYINFNPTRVEALSAFIWSRYVDVIYNDGVQRNYGVVHAVNLRQKMEPPLPLESFGNYLRFTITIPKMNSGEECYGLAKQVRDEIKKIDKEYVKKVQEGKEHLEFLKESFDRVIVKEELVVFNFTSLCRFPLYDADFGWGKPIWVGSTALNFKNLVVFVDCKDGGGIEAYVSLKVEDMVKFEADLELLACVNK comes from the coding sequence ATGAAGTTAGAAGTTGAAATAATCTCCAAAGAAATCATCAAACCTTCTTCTCCAACTCCATCCCATCTTCGCCATTACCAACTCTCCTTTCTCGACCAAATCGCGCCTATGGTTTATAACCCTATCGTCCTCTTCTACTCTCACAACGACGCACTCAACACAGCCACCATATCCAACACTCTCAAAAAATCCCTATCAAAAATCTTAACTCATTTCTACCCTCTTGCGGGAAGAATGAACAACAAAAACTTCATAGACTGCAATGACGAAGGAATCCCTTACATagaaacaaaaatcacaaactaCAATCTCAAAGACATTATTCAAAATCCAATCCCAAATGAACTCAACCGTTTGATTCCATTTCAACTTGACGATATCACAAACATCGCTTTCGGTattcaactcaatttttttaGCTGTGGTGGAATTGCAATCGGTGCTTGTCTTTCACATCAAATAGCTGATggtttatcatttttcaatttccTCAATAGTTGGGCAAATATTactagaaaattgatttttccaAAACCTATTTTTGATTCTTCTAAGCTTTTCCCGCCCAAAAATATTTCGGGATTTGACCCTAGAAGTGGTATCGCCAAAGAAAATATAGTTtgcaaaatttttgtttttaatgctgACGTGGTTGAAAATCTAAgagcaaaatatattaattttaatccTACACGCGTTGAGGCTTTATCGGCTTTTATTTGGAGTCGTTatgttgatgttatttataATGATGGTGTGCAAAGAAACTATGGTGTGGTTCATGCGGTGAATTTGCGCCAAAAAATGGAACCACCATTACCTTTAGAATCGTTTGGTAACTATTTGCGATTTACAATAACGATTCCGAAGATGAATAGTGGAGAAGAGTGTTACGGGTTAGCGAAGCAAGTGAGAGATGAGATAAAGAAGATTGATAAAGAATATGTGAAGAAGGTTCAAGAAGGTAAGGAGCATTTGGAATTTCTTAAGGAAAGTTTTGATAGAGTGATTGTGAAGGAGGAATTGGTTGTGTTTAATTTTACCAGTTTGTGTAGGTTTCCTTTGTATGATGCTGATTTTGGTTGGGGGAAACCTATTTGGGTTGGTTCAACTGCTTTGAATTTTAAGAATTTGGTTGTGTTTGTTGATTGTAAGGATGGGGGTGGTATTGAGGCCTATGTTAGCTTGAAGGTTGAGGATATGGTTAAGTTTGAAGCTGATTTGGAGTTACTTGCATGTGTGAATAAATGA
- the LOC11442686 gene encoding protein HHL1, chloroplastic: MEVGMSLNALLHPPLSSSSSRFHNDSLFSMPRQFPRTQRQHQHHHVLVVEAKSKKGMMSRQYQRQPPPPLPKIEDDGNPKFVVFIRMANVYLWYPLSIVSGGTTAKIMVAAKDNFLGKFIYKDTLDRNLAAVIYRDEKEIQKSAFKQHRVLKSATEFRYGYKLVENGNVKAALSTSDVIQLPTPDKLKTVADKVKDFFGDVKESFGEITSLVTATDESEDDSKEKTK, translated from the exons ATGGAAGTAGGAATGTCGTTGAACGCACTCCTTCATCCACCACTATCAAGTTCAAGTTCAAGGTTCCACAACGACTCACTCTTTTCCATGCCAAGACAATTCCCCAGAACTCAACGCCAACACCAACACCACCATGTCTTAGTAGTTGAAGCAAAGAGTAAAAAAGGAATGATGTCTCGTCAATATCAACGTCAACCTCCTCCTCCTTTACCCAAAATTGAAGACGACGGTAATCCTAAATTCGTCGTCTTCATTCGTATGGCTAATGTTTATCTTTGGTATCCTCTTAGTATTGTTTCTGGTGGTACTACTGCTAAAATTATGGTTGCTGCTAAAGATAATTTTCTTGGCAAATTTATTTATAAGGATACTCTTGATCGAAATCTTGCGGCTGTTATCTACCGA GATGAGAAGGAGATACAGAAATCTGCATTCAAACAACACCGTGTACTAAAGTCGGCTACTGAATTCAGATATGGCTACAAACTTGTT GAGAATGGCAATGTAAAAGCTGCACTTTCTACCAGTGATGTTATTCAG CTTCCTACACCAGATAAACTAAAAACCGTAGCTGATAAAGTGAAAGACTTTTTCGGAGATGTAAAGGAGTCCTTTGGGGAAATAACATCGTTAGTTACTGCTACCGATGAGTCAGAGGatgattcaaaagaaaaaactaagtGA
- the LOC11421034 gene encoding small heat shock protein, chloroplastic: MAHSLSSNLGLNLSMISKSLSRQTHFFRVRAMTGEAREKLDHVSRSNNIKHHQSQPKKRVFPAAPIGLWDRFPTTRTVQEMMETMESMMEDPFAMSTIEWPSSPLPIEGVGGYRRRGRTPWEIKEGESEYKMRFDMPGMNKEDVKVWVEEKMLVVKAEKAPKKKNDEDEEWSKSYGRYSSRIALPENVQFENIKAEVKDGVLYITIPKATTYSKVLDISVQ, translated from the coding sequence ATGGCACACTCTTTATCCTCAAATCTTGGTCTCAACCTTTCCATGATTTCCAAGAGTTTATCAAGACAAACTCATTTCTTTCGAGTCAGAGCCATGACCGGTGAAGCAAGAGAAAAACTTGACCATGTTTCAAGATCAAACAACATTAAACACCATCAGTCCCAACCTAAGAAGAGAGTTTTTCCTGCTGCACCGATAGGGTTATGGGATCGATTTCCTACGACAAGGACAGTGCAAGAGATGATGGAAACAATGGAAAGCATGATGGAAGACCCATTTGCAATGAGCACAATTGAGTGGCCTTCATCGCCGCTGCCGATTGAAGGAGTAGGCGGGTATAGAAGGAGGGGAAGAACACCATGGGAGATTAAAGAAGGAGAAAGTGAATACAAGATGAGGTTTGATATGCCTGGTATGAACAAAGAGGATGTTAAGGTTTGGGTGGAAGAAAAGATGCTGGTTGTGAAAGCTGAGAAAGCACCTAAGAAGaagaatgatgaagatgaagaatggTCTAAGAGCTATGGTAGGTATAGTAGCAGAATTGCTTTGCCAGAGAATGTGCAGTTTGAGAATATTAAGGCTGAGGTTAAGGATGGTGTTCTTTACATAACCATTCCTAAGGCTACTACTTATTCCAAAGTCCTTGATATTAGTGTTCAATGA